A window of the Synechococcus sp. M16.1 genome harbors these coding sequences:
- the nadC gene encoding carboxylating nicotinate-nucleotide diphosphorylase — MDWQSPALTAALEAWLAEDIGRGDLTAAALQGQQGQAHWVAKQPGRFCGGPLVQRLFQRLDPGVSLRLLRQDGDAVEAGDCLLELQGPAAALVAGERTALNLAMRLSGIATATAALVAQLEGTGVRLADTRKTTPGLRLLEKYAVRCGGGINHRMGLDDAAMLKENHIAWAGGITAAIAAVREQAPWPTAVIVEAETEVQALEAVQAGANGVLLDEFSSEQLRQLVPRLRDCSAGGVVLEASGIQPEQLQAYAATGIDLISTSAPVTRSRWLDLSMRFT; from the coding sequence TTGGACTGGCAATCTCCGGCACTCACCGCTGCCTTGGAGGCCTGGCTGGCGGAAGACATCGGCCGCGGTGATCTAACGGCGGCTGCCTTGCAGGGACAGCAGGGTCAGGCCCATTGGGTCGCCAAACAGCCGGGCCGCTTCTGTGGTGGGCCGTTGGTGCAGCGCCTGTTCCAGCGCCTGGATCCCGGGGTGAGCCTTCGCCTGCTGCGGCAGGACGGTGACGCCGTCGAGGCCGGGGACTGCCTGCTGGAGCTGCAGGGGCCCGCAGCGGCCTTGGTGGCGGGGGAACGCACCGCCTTGAACCTGGCCATGCGCCTCTCCGGCATTGCCACCGCCACCGCTGCATTGGTGGCCCAGCTTGAGGGCACCGGTGTGCGTCTGGCCGACACCCGCAAGACCACGCCTGGGCTTCGTCTGCTGGAGAAATACGCGGTGCGCTGCGGCGGCGGCATCAACCACCGCATGGGGCTGGATGACGCGGCCATGCTCAAGGAGAACCACATCGCCTGGGCCGGTGGCATCACGGCGGCCATCGCGGCGGTGCGTGAGCAGGCCCCCTGGCCCACGGCCGTGATTGTGGAAGCGGAGACGGAAGTCCAGGCGTTGGAGGCGGTGCAGGCGGGCGCCAATGGGGTGCTGCTGGATGAGTTCAGCTCCGAGCAGCTCAGGCAGCTGGTGCCGCGCCTGCGGGACTGCAGCGCCGGTGGGGTGGTGCTTGAGGCCTCCGGCATTCAGCCGGAGCAGTTGCAGGCCTACGCCGCCACCGGCATCGATCTGATCTCCACCAGCGCGCCGGTCACCCGCAGCCGCTGGTTGGACCTGAGCATGCGTTTCACCTGA
- a CDS encoding bifunctional (p)ppGpp synthetase/guanosine-3',5'-bis(diphosphate) 3'-pyrophosphohydrolase, with product MLNAASTPKEPRTSSGSATVGCALPEVRRHPVRHPDDYGIALPDWLRECIANVPPGIGQSCPTDSEALLVSAFDFGFQLHEGQFRASGDPYIVHPVAVADLLRDIGASAPVIAAGFLHDVVEDTDVTPDQIELHFGSEVRELVEGVTKLGGIHFNDRTEAQAENLRRMFLAMASDIRVVLVKLADRLHNMRTLGALKEEKRQRIARETREIYAPLANRLGIGRFKWELEDLAFKLLEPEAFREIQEEVATKRSEREQRLGVTVGLLNERLERAGLEHCEVSGRPKHLFGIWSKMQRQQKEFHEIYDVAALRILTPNVESCYRALAVVHDTFRPIPGRFKDYIGLPKPNGYQSLHTAVIGRHRPIEVQIRTLEMHHVAEFGIAAHWKYKEGGSPASSSSDAERFNWLRQLVDWQQEGGNDDHNDYLSSIKEDLFDEEVFVFTPKGDVLGLRKGATAVDFAYRIHSEVGNHCHGVRINDRLCPLATPLQNGDFVQVLTSKTAHPSLDWLNFVATPTARNRIRQWYKRSHRDETIERGKDLLERELGRDGFDALLNGEAMQRVAQRCNVPTTEDLLASLGFGDVTLQQALNRLREEMRLLAEQQQAPPSNEDVAAALLPSRDPAPDRSGGEGAILGLEGLDYRLGGCCSPLPGELIVGTVALGNHGITIHRQDCSNVETIPRERRLPVRWNTAHAEQEKQRFPVQLRIEVIDRVGILKDILLRLSDGAINVSDARVTTAAGKPARIDLRVELEGADQLSRTMDQIRSMADVIGIARVGTS from the coding sequence ATGCTCAACGCTGCCTCCACACCCAAAGAGCCCCGAACCAGCTCAGGTTCGGCCACGGTGGGCTGCGCGTTGCCCGAAGTGAGGCGCCATCCTGTCCGCCATCCGGACGATTACGGCATCGCTCTACCGGACTGGTTGAGGGAGTGCATCGCCAATGTGCCGCCCGGCATTGGTCAGAGCTGCCCCACCGATTCCGAGGCGCTGCTGGTGTCGGCCTTCGATTTCGGCTTTCAGCTGCACGAAGGCCAGTTCCGCGCCAGTGGGGACCCCTACATCGTCCATCCGGTGGCGGTGGCTGATCTCTTACGGGACATCGGCGCCAGCGCTCCGGTGATCGCCGCAGGGTTCCTCCACGACGTGGTCGAAGACACCGACGTCACCCCCGATCAGATCGAGCTGCACTTTGGTTCCGAGGTGCGTGAACTGGTGGAGGGGGTCACCAAGCTCGGCGGCATCCACTTCAACGACCGCACGGAAGCGCAGGCGGAGAATCTGCGCCGGATGTTCCTGGCGATGGCCAGCGACATCCGTGTGGTGTTGGTGAAGCTGGCCGACCGCTTGCACAACATGCGCACCCTGGGTGCGTTGAAGGAGGAGAAGCGCCAGCGGATCGCCCGCGAAACCCGTGAGATCTATGCCCCCCTGGCCAACCGCCTCGGCATCGGTCGCTTCAAGTGGGAGCTGGAGGATCTGGCCTTCAAATTGCTGGAACCGGAGGCCTTCCGGGAGATTCAGGAGGAGGTGGCCACCAAGCGCAGTGAACGGGAGCAACGGCTCGGCGTCACGGTGGGGCTGCTGAATGAGCGGTTGGAACGGGCCGGCCTAGAGCACTGCGAGGTGAGTGGTCGCCCCAAGCATCTGTTTGGCATCTGGAGCAAGATGCAACGCCAGCAGAAGGAGTTCCACGAGATCTACGACGTGGCGGCGTTGCGGATCCTCACCCCCAATGTCGAGAGCTGCTATCGCGCCCTCGCGGTGGTTCACGACACCTTCCGCCCGATTCCTGGACGCTTCAAGGACTACATCGGGTTGCCGAAACCCAATGGCTACCAATCCCTGCACACGGCGGTGATCGGTCGGCATCGCCCGATCGAAGTGCAGATCCGCACGCTTGAGATGCACCATGTGGCCGAATTCGGGATTGCGGCCCACTGGAAATACAAGGAAGGCGGCTCACCGGCCAGCAGCAGCAGTGATGCGGAGCGGTTTAACTGGCTGCGTCAGCTGGTGGATTGGCAGCAGGAAGGCGGCAACGACGATCACAACGACTACCTCTCCTCGATCAAGGAAGACCTCTTCGACGAAGAGGTGTTTGTGTTCACCCCGAAGGGTGATGTGCTCGGGTTGCGCAAGGGGGCAACCGCCGTCGACTTCGCCTATCGCATCCACTCCGAGGTGGGCAATCACTGCCATGGCGTTCGCATCAACGATCGGTTGTGTCCGCTGGCAACGCCGCTGCAGAACGGTGATTTCGTTCAGGTGCTCACCAGCAAAACGGCCCATCCCAGCCTCGATTGGCTGAACTTCGTCGCCACGCCGACGGCCCGTAATCGCATACGCCAGTGGTACAAGCGCAGCCACCGTGACGAAACGATTGAACGGGGCAAGGATCTGCTGGAGCGGGAGCTGGGGCGGGATGGCTTCGATGCCCTACTCAACGGTGAGGCGATGCAGCGGGTGGCGCAGCGCTGCAATGTGCCCACCACCGAAGACCTTCTGGCTTCACTGGGATTTGGAGACGTCACGCTGCAGCAGGCGCTCAACCGTTTGCGGGAGGAGATGCGTCTGCTGGCGGAACAACAGCAGGCCCCACCCAGCAACGAAGACGTGGCCGCTGCGCTGCTGCCATCGCGGGATCCGGCGCCGGACCGTTCCGGAGGCGAAGGGGCGATCCTTGGGCTGGAGGGCTTGGACTACCGCCTCGGTGGCTGCTGCAGTCCGCTGCCGGGTGAGTTGATCGTGGGCACGGTGGCCCTCGGCAACCACGGCATCACCATTCACCGGCAGGACTGCTCCAACGTGGAGACAATCCCGCGGGAACGGCGGCTCCCCGTGCGCTGGAACACCGCCCATGCCGAACAGGAGAAACAGCGCTTCCCGGTGCAGTTGCGGATCGAAGTGATCGATCGCGTCGGCATCCTCAAAGACATCCTGCTGCGTCTCTCCGATGGGGCCATCAACGTCAGTGATGCCCGGGTCACCACGGCAGCGGGCAAGCCGGCCCGCATCGATCTGCGGGTTGAGCTCGAGGGTGCCGATCAGCTCAGCCGCACCATGGACCAGATCCGCTCGATGGCGGATGTGATCGGGATTGCCCGGGTGGGCACGAGCTAG
- the mnmE gene encoding tRNA uridine-5-carboxymethylaminomethyl(34) synthesis GTPase MnmE → MPSTDTIAAVATAVAPGQGGIAVIRLSGPAAEATGRSVVHCPGRQEWGSHRVVYGHVMDGEGRRLDEVLLLLMRGPRSFTGEDVVEIHCHGGVIAVQRVLEQVLRQPGVRRAHPGEFSQRAVLNGRLDLTRAEAVSELVAARSRRAAELAMAGLDGGIQAQITALRERLLDQLTELEARVDFEEDLPPLDGEALLQQLQAVRLELQQLVRDGERGDALRQGLRVALVGRPNVGKSSLLNRLSRRERAIVTDLPGTTRDLLESEIVLEGVPITLLDTAGIRSTDDAVEQLGIARSEEALATADVVLLVLDGHAGWTAEDAALLARIPAQIPRILVANKADLPAGTFPKPVDVQLSALEGTGEADLVQALLERCGAAGTEGVLLALNQRQRDLAAQAAEALARSQEVAAQQLPWDFWTIDLREAIRALGEITGEELTEAVLDRVFSRFCIGK, encoded by the coding sequence GTGCCCAGCACCGACACGATTGCGGCCGTGGCCACCGCCGTGGCCCCAGGGCAGGGCGGCATCGCCGTGATTCGTCTCTCCGGACCGGCTGCGGAAGCGACGGGGCGCAGCGTGGTGCACTGCCCGGGCCGGCAGGAGTGGGGATCGCACCGGGTGGTGTACGGCCATGTGATGGATGGCGAGGGCCGCCGTCTCGATGAGGTGCTGCTGCTGCTGATGCGCGGGCCCCGCAGCTTCACCGGTGAGGACGTGGTGGAGATCCACTGCCATGGCGGGGTGATCGCCGTGCAGCGGGTGCTCGAACAGGTGCTGCGGCAGCCGGGAGTGCGGCGGGCCCATCCGGGCGAATTCAGCCAGCGGGCCGTGCTCAACGGCCGGCTCGATCTCACCCGTGCCGAGGCGGTGAGTGAGCTGGTGGCGGCCCGCAGCCGCCGGGCAGCCGAGTTGGCGATGGCAGGCCTCGATGGCGGCATTCAGGCCCAGATCACGGCGCTGCGGGAACGTCTGCTCGATCAGCTCACCGAACTGGAGGCTCGGGTGGATTTCGAGGAGGACCTGCCGCCCCTCGATGGCGAGGCCCTGCTGCAGCAGCTGCAAGCCGTGCGGCTGGAGCTTCAGCAGTTGGTGCGCGATGGCGAGCGGGGCGATGCCCTGCGCCAGGGCCTGCGCGTGGCCCTGGTGGGTCGCCCCAACGTGGGAAAAAGTTCCCTGCTCAATCGGCTCAGCCGCCGCGAGCGGGCGATCGTGACCGATCTGCCGGGCACCACCAGAGATCTGCTGGAGAGCGAGATCGTGCTGGAAGGGGTGCCGATCACCCTGCTCGACACCGCCGGCATCCGCAGCACCGATGACGCGGTGGAGCAGCTGGGGATTGCCCGCAGCGAGGAAGCTCTGGCCACGGCGGATGTGGTGCTGTTGGTGCTCGACGGCCATGCGGGCTGGACCGCTGAAGACGCCGCCTTGCTGGCGCGCATCCCTGCGCAGATCCCCAGGATCCTGGTGGCCAACAAGGCGGATCTCCCTGCGGGGACCTTCCCCAAGCCGGTGGATGTTCAGTTGTCGGCCTTGGAGGGCACGGGGGAGGCTGACCTGGTGCAGGCCCTGCTGGAGCGTTGTGGTGCTGCTGGAACCGAAGGGGTGCTGCTGGCGCTGAACCAACGCCAACGCGATCTGGCTGCCCAAGCCGCCGAAGCCCTGGCCCGCAGCCAGGAGGTGGCGGCCCAGCAGCTCCCATGGGACTTCTGGACCATCGATCTGCGGGAGGCAATCCGCGCCCTGGGGGAGATCACTGGAGAAGAGCTCACCGAAGCGGTGCTGGATCGGGTGTTTTCGCGCTTCTGCATCGGAAAATAG
- a CDS encoding DUF2062 domain-containing protein: MRRLLRLSRIRMRRGVLWLWRQEGTPGQRARGLAAGVFCGCYPFFGLQIFLSVGVASVVRGNHLLAAAGTLVSNPLTYLPLYWFNYLVGCRLLGPGQGGINLAELNRSSLWAQGWEFSQRILLGSTVVGMVMAIASGWMAYRLFLQREARAVVSRGS, from the coding sequence ATGCGCCGGTTGCTGCGCCTCAGTCGCATCCGGATGCGCCGCGGGGTCCTCTGGTTGTGGAGACAGGAAGGCACCCCAGGCCAACGGGCCCGTGGCCTGGCCGCTGGAGTGTTCTGCGGCTGCTACCCCTTCTTCGGGCTGCAGATCTTCCTCAGCGTGGGTGTGGCCAGCGTGGTGCGTGGCAATCACCTGCTCGCCGCCGCAGGAACCCTGGTGAGCAATCCCCTCACCTATCTGCCCCTCTATTGGTTCAACTATCTGGTGGGCTGTCGGCTGCTGGGCCCAGGCCAAGGCGGGATCAACCTGGCGGAGCTGAATCGCAGCAGCCTGTGGGCCCAAGGGTGGGAGTTCAGCCAGCGCATCCTGTTGGGCTCCACCGTTGTGGGGATGGTGATGGCCATCGCCAGCGGCTGGATGGCCTACCGCCTGTTTCTGCAGCGTGAAGCCCGTGCCGTCGTGAGCCGAGGCAGCTAG